One genomic segment of Arcobacter porcinus includes these proteins:
- a CDS encoding VIT1/CCC1 transporter family protein — MDTSFDKKNLKKALLQQQNEINDYTIYKALALFQKDENNKKIFEKIAKEEKSHYDFWVKITKKQLHAQNLIVWWYVILVKIFGTSFTLKSLEKRESGAEEFYKELFEIYPESKKIYEQETQHELELIDMLNDKKLLYAGAIVLGMNDALVELTGTLSGIAFAFDKSLVVGLTGLIMGIAASLSMAGSAYFEAKENPSEEINPLVYSLYTGVSYILTTAILVVPFFIFDSIIEALILMFVCAFLAIVSYNFYISVAKDLSFTKRVLQMSAITFGVAIISFLIGYLVKYYFGIEI; from the coding sequence ATGGATACTTCATTTGATAAAAAAAATCTCAAAAAAGCTTTACTACAACAACAAAATGAAATAAATGATTATACTATTTATAAAGCTTTAGCACTTTTTCAAAAAGATGAAAATAATAAAAAAATATTTGAAAAAATTGCGAAAGAAGAAAAAAGTCATTATGATTTTTGGGTGAAAATAACAAAAAAACAACTTCATGCACAAAATCTGATCGTTTGGTGGTATGTTATTCTTGTAAAAATTTTTGGAACATCTTTTACCTTGAAATCTTTAGAAAAAAGAGAATCAGGAGCAGAAGAGTTTTATAAAGAACTTTTTGAAATTTATCCAGAATCAAAAAAAATATATGAACAAGAAACTCAACACGAACTAGAACTTATTGATATGTTAAATGATAAAAAACTTTTATACGCAGGTGCAATAGTTTTAGGAATGAATGATGCTTTAGTTGAATTAACAGGAACTTTAAGTGGTATAGCTTTTGCTTTTGATAAAAGTTTGGTTGTTGGACTTACTGGTCTTATTATGGGAATTGCAGCATCTTTATCAATGGCAGGGTCTGCATATTTTGAAGCAAAAGAGAATCCAAGTGAAGAGATAAATCCTTTGGTATATTCTTTGTATACGGGAGTTTCATATATCTTAACAACTGCAATTTTAGTTGTACCATTTTTTATATTTGATTCTATTATTGAAGCTTTGATTTTGATGTTTGTTTGTGCATTTTTGGCAATAGTTTCTTATAACTTTTATATAAGTGTTGCAAAAGATTTGAGCTTTACAAAAAGAGTTTTACAAATGTCAGCTATCACTTTTGGAGTTGCAATAATCTCTTTTTTGATTGGATATTTAGTAAAATATTATTTTGGGATAGAAATATAA
- a CDS encoding endonuclease: MNKIIILLLTLTISLFANNFSKSKKILLKQIYHDNKISFYCSNPYEITRVKNKEVTLIIQDDKYYTPRNVFTKKGNENVRAKRIEWEHVIPAHNFGKHLSCWREGGRKACSKDKLFNLMEADMHNLVPAIGEVNADRSNFRFGADLPKKGMYGNCEFEVNFKDRRAYPKKEIRGDIARIYLYMSDKYNINLSNQERKLMEAWNKQDPVDEWERIKNKRVAKIQGNSNPYIK, translated from the coding sequence ATGAATAAAATTATAATATTACTTCTAACACTTACAATATCACTATTTGCTAATAATTTTAGTAAATCAAAGAAAATACTTTTAAAACAAATATACCATGATAATAAAATAAGCTTTTACTGCTCTAATCCATATGAGATAACTAGAGTTAAAAATAAAGAAGTTACTTTAATTATTCAAGATGATAAATATTATACTCCTAGAAATGTTTTTACAAAAAAAGGTAATGAAAATGTTAGAGCAAAAAGAATAGAGTGGGAGCATGTAATACCAGCACATAACTTTGGTAAACATCTTTCTTGTTGGAGAGAAGGAGGAAGAAAAGCTTGTAGTAAAGATAAACTGTTTAATTTAATGGAAGCAGATATGCATAATTTAGTTCCTGCTATTGGTGAAGTAAATGCAGATAGAAGTAATTTTAGATTTGGTGCAGATTTACCTAAAAAAGGAATGTATGGTAACTGTGAGTTTGAAGTAAACTTTAAAGATAGAAGAGCATATCCAAAAAAAGAGATAAGAGGTGATATTGCTAGGATTTATCTTTATATGAGCGATAAATATAATATAAATCTTTCAAACCAAGAAAGAAAACTAATGGAAGCTTGGAATAAACAAGATCCAGTTGATGAGTGGGAAAGAATTAAAAATAAAAGGGTCGCTAAAATTCAAGGTAACTCAAATCCATATATAAAATAA
- a CDS encoding IS4 family transposase yields MRLDNFIQTAMNNVLKNPVLSVLRDINFSSILKQSNFIKRDIGKSPYLIILHFLYMFIINKRISTFMKQSSDSYKKDVYYRLLKNSKYNWRKLLLLSSVKLISKLHILQKAADTRVLIIDDTVEIKRGKFIEGSCRNLWNNKEHRTVKGLNIVSLNYSDCYTDMMLDFSINYNKNQIVNVNENYFHHKSNAYKRRVEGNNSKNNLALQMVNRVLKSGIYADYLLVDSWYAKPNFIYEIKEKGLDVIARLSKSNRIWQFTGKYKTLERLYTRVKSHKSSKLGNYNSIKYSYVSTTTTHKTLGRIKIVFIKTKDNLIPIVSTNINLSELEIINTYKKRWNIEQGYKDLREYFQFGKEDNRIYEALIARITLSFLAYNLTSYINRINNEPQTLGELFRNLECQLETLAISMELFIKILEQLVQAQEIVKRNKDLEQIILMLRVYTKKQLGFICES; encoded by the coding sequence ATGAGACTTGATAATTTTATCCAAACTGCTATGAACAACGTATTAAAAAATCCAGTATTATCTGTTTTAAGAGATATAAATTTTAGTTCAATTTTAAAACAGAGTAATTTTATAAAAAGAGATATTGGAAAATCACCATACTTAATAATTTTACATTTTTTATATATGTTTATCATTAATAAAAGAATCTCTACATTTATGAAACAAAGCTCTGATAGCTATAAAAAGGATGTATATTATAGACTTTTGAAAAACAGTAAATATAATTGGAGAAAACTATTACTATTAAGTTCTGTAAAATTAATCTCAAAACTTCATATACTTCAAAAGGCTGCTGATACTAGAGTATTAATTATTGATGACACAGTTGAAATTAAAAGAGGAAAATTTATAGAAGGAAGCTGTAGAAATCTTTGGAATAATAAGGAACATAGAACTGTAAAAGGTTTGAATATTGTATCACTAAATTATAGTGATTGTTATACTGATATGATGTTAGATTTTTCTATTAACTACAACAAAAATCAAATTGTAAATGTTAATGAAAACTATTTTCATCATAAAAGTAATGCTTATAAACGAAGAGTTGAAGGTAATAATAGTAAAAATAATTTAGCTCTTCAAATGGTAAATAGAGTATTAAAATCTGGAATATATGCAGATTATTTACTTGTTGATAGTTGGTATGCCAAACCAAATTTTATTTATGAAATAAAAGAAAAAGGTCTTGATGTAATTGCAAGATTATCAAAATCAAATAGAATTTGGCAATTTACAGGAAAATATAAAACACTTGAAAGACTGTACACTCGAGTAAAAAGTCATAAATCTTCTAAACTAGGTAACTACAATTCTATAAAATACAGCTATGTATCAACTACAACTACACATAAAACACTTGGTAGAATTAAAATAGTTTTTATAAAAACAAAAGATAATCTTATTCCAATTGTTTCAACAAATATAAATTTGAGTGAGCTTGAAATTATTAATACCTATAAAAAACGATGGAATATTGAACAAGGATATAAAGATTTGCGAGAGTATTTCCAATTTGGTAAAGAAGATAATAGAATTTACGAAGCACTCATTGCTAGGATTACTCTATCTTTCCTTGCTTATAACCTTACAAGCTATATCAATCGTATCAATAATGAACCACAAACATTAGGAGAACTTTTCAGAAATTTAGAGTGTCAGCTTGAAACCCTTGCAATTTCGATGGAACTATTTATAAAAATATTAGAACAACTAGTTCAAGCCCAAGAAATTGTCAAGAGAAATAAAGATTTGGAACAGATTATCCTAATGCTCAGGGTTTACACTAAAAAACAGTTAGGTTTTATCTGCGAAAGTTGA
- a CDS encoding Fic/DOC family protein yields MKPNRNNMTKTKYLLYTLKLNTNGKYTYWYETDNKYFNEKKPPKHILDNINLETDILEENKIIKNPWLEWDSNDIQRIITKNGICINYLKSTNDIYITKQEDFKLLEVYSYLVENFDISKKIEFKTIKQWHKMIFYTIYPFAGELRTVTMSKGTGSEAWEWRLDFLNGLDDFDKFLQKVSKKQYEDVDIIAEDLSKLISDFLFIHPFREGNGRLSRLICDIILAKNGFPMIGLKLKRSDNYIQRVHKGYECDYDPMKELLKAKIEEELTNE; encoded by the coding sequence ATGAAGCCAAATAGAAATAACATGACAAAAACAAAATATTTATTATATACTTTAAAACTAAATACCAATGGTAAATATACATATTGGTATGAAACTGATAATAAATACTTTAATGAAAAAAAACCACCAAAACATATACTCGACAATATAAATTTAGAAACAGATATTTTAGAAGAAAATAAGATTATTAAAAATCCTTGGTTAGAGTGGGATTCAAATGATATTCAAAGAATTATCACTAAAAATGGAATATGTATCAACTATCTAAAATCTACTAATGATATTTATATCACAAAACAAGAAGATTTTAAACTTCTTGAAGTATATAGTTATCTTGTAGAAAATTTTGATATATCGAAAAAAATTGAATTTAAAACTATTAAGCAATGGCATAAAATGATATTTTATACTATTTATCCCTTTGCAGGTGAATTAAGAACTGTTACTATGAGCAAAGGAACAGGAAGTGAAGCTTGGGAATGGAGACTTGATTTTTTAAATGGTTTAGATGATTTTGATAAATTTTTACAAAAAGTTAGTAAAAAACAATATGAAGATGTAGATATCATAGCCGAAGATTTATCAAAATTAATTAGTGATTTTTTGTTTATTCATCCATTTAGAGAAGGCAATGGAAGATTAAGTCGTTTAATCTGCGATATAATTTTAGCTAAAAATGGTTTTCCTATGATTGGACTAAAATTAAAAAGAAGTGATAATTATATTCAAAGAGTTCATAAAGGATATGAGTGTGATTATGACCCAATGAAAGAGTTACTTAAAGCAAAAATAGAAGAGGAGCTTACGAATGAATAA
- a CDS encoding type I restriction-modification system subunit M codes for MGEENKKALEQQLWNIANELRGKMDADEFRDYILGFIFYKYLSEKIENFTNELLKEDGITFTSLDSNNLEHNEILNSLKDDCLQQLGYFLKPNELFSAMAKKGNSDNNNFILDDLTQVLRHIESSTMGTESEDDFEHLFEDLDLTSTKLGRTEEAKNKLIAKVLYHLDNINFELKNHDRDVLGDAYEYLIGQFAAGAGKKAGEFYTPQEVSKILAKLVTVGKTRLKSVYDATCGSGSLLLRVAKEVEDVSNFYGQELNRTTYNLARMNMIMHDVHYRKFDIKQEDTLEHPQHLEHRFEAIVANPPFSANWSANPLHLNDDRFSQYGKLAPSSKADFAFIQHMIYHLDDNGTMAIVLPHGVLFRGGAEGHIRQYLIEDRNYLDAVIGLPSNIFYGTSIPTCILVFKKCREHSDNILFIDASNEYEKAKNQNYLTNENIEKIIDTYANRKEIEKYSHLASMKEIKENDYNLNIPRYVDTFEEEEVIDLDKVSSELKALEIDMKTTDETIAKFCDELGIAKPF; via the coding sequence ATGGGTGAAGAGAATAAAAAAGCACTTGAACAACAATTATGGAATATTGCAAATGAGCTTAGAGGTAAGATGGATGCTGATGAGTTTAGAGATTATATTCTAGGTTTTATCTTTTATAAATATCTATCTGAAAAAATTGAAAACTTTACAAATGAACTTCTAAAAGAAGATGGTATTACATTTACAAGCCTTGATTCAAATAATCTTGAACATAATGAAATATTAAATAGTCTAAAAGATGATTGTCTTCAACAACTAGGATACTTTTTAAAACCAAATGAGCTATTTTCAGCAATGGCAAAAAAAGGAAATAGTGATAACAATAATTTTATCCTTGATGATTTAACACAAGTATTAAGACATATTGAGTCTTCAACTATGGGAACAGAGAGTGAAGATGATTTTGAACATTTATTTGAAGATTTAGATTTAACTAGCACAAAACTTGGTCGTACTGAAGAAGCAAAAAATAAACTAATAGCAAAAGTTTTATATCATCTTGATAATATTAACTTTGAACTAAAAAATCATGATAGAGATGTTTTAGGTGATGCATATGAGTATCTAATAGGGCAATTTGCAGCAGGAGCAGGTAAAAAAGCAGGTGAATTTTATACTCCTCAAGAAGTTTCAAAAATCTTAGCAAAACTTGTAACTGTTGGAAAAACTAGATTAAAATCTGTATATGATGCAACATGTGGTTCTGGTTCACTACTTCTTCGTGTAGCAAAAGAAGTTGAAGATGTGTCAAACTTCTATGGGCAAGAGTTAAATAGAACTACATATAACTTAGCTCGAATGAATATGATTATGCATGATGTTCACTATAGAAAATTTGATATAAAACAAGAAGATACTCTAGAACATCCTCAACATTTAGAACATAGATTTGAAGCAATAGTTGCTAATCCTCCATTTTCTGCAAACTGGAGTGCAAATCCACTTCACCTAAATGATGATAGATTTAGTCAATATGGAAAACTAGCACCTTCTTCAAAAGCTGATTTTGCATTTATTCAACATATGATTTATCATCTTGATGATAATGGAACTATGGCTATTGTTTTACCTCATGGAGTTTTATTTAGAGGTGGTGCAGAAGGTCACATTAGACAATATTTAATAGAAGATAGAAACTACTTAGATGCAGTTATAGGATTACCTTCAAATATATTCTATGGTACTTCAATACCTACATGTATTTTAGTATTTAAAAAATGTAGAGAGCATAGTGATAATATATTATTCATTGATGCATCAAACGAATATGAAAAAGCAAAAAATCAAAACTATCTAACAAATGAAAATATTGAAAAAATCATTGATACTTATGCAAATAGAAAAGAGATAGAAAAATACTCTCATCTTGCTTCTATGAAAGAGATAAAAGAGAATGACTACAACCTGAATATTCCAAGATATGTTGATACTTTTGAAGAGGAAGAAGTTATTGATTTAGACAAAGTTTCTAGTGAGTTAAAAGCTTTAGAAATTGATATGAAAACAACAGATGAAACAATAGCTAAGTTTTGTGATGAGCTTGGTATTGCTAAACCGTTTTAA
- a CDS encoding transposase, producing the protein MEIILPKISSSLSKMWTKVLNLENSLFPSLKRELQLEDLSNKEQKLIKILDFAAIEKNITVVSITNTPKHREEIARAFIAKSVYNIQTTRDLIDRLHSDRTLRILCGWRYKNDIPSESKFSRVFKELSALKIAQKTHEQFVKEYLRDTLFFYNASDATKIPLREKPVKVEKEKFKPKRRGRPKKGETREPKTPSILQQQEDMKTTKQMLSLVSTQCGVGRKQNSKGNFETWIGGKLHISVVDGDIPITAIYSGANVHDSSVALPLINETSKKVSYLYDLQDAGYDSNIIRDFSKKLNHRPLIDINPKNSKELKGKIQLIKDEKKKFEILNLTQSLDTHHYNQRSMVERVNKYLKEDFGCSNIYYKGATKVASVLAFGILSVCIHQSLKMVT; encoded by the coding sequence ATGGAAATTATTCTACCAAAAATATCTTCAAGTCTATCTAAAATGTGGACTAAGGTTTTAAATCTTGAAAATTCACTTTTTCCTTCTTTGAAAAGAGAGCTTCAATTAGAAGATTTGTCAAATAAAGAGCAAAAGCTTATTAAGATATTAGACTTTGCTGCGATTGAAAAAAATATCACTGTCGTATCTATTACAAACACTCCAAAGCATAGAGAAGAGATTGCACGAGCATTTATTGCAAAGAGTGTTTACAATATCCAAACAACCAGAGACCTTATCGATAGACTTCATAGTGATAGAACGCTGAGGATCTTGTGTGGGTGGAGATATAAAAACGATATTCCAAGTGAGTCTAAATTTAGTAGAGTATTTAAAGAGTTAAGTGCTCTTAAAATTGCACAAAAGACGCATGAGCAGTTTGTGAAGGAGTATCTAAGGGATACACTCTTTTTTTATAATGCAAGTGATGCAACAAAAATACCACTGAGAGAAAAACCTGTAAAAGTTGAAAAAGAAAAGTTTAAACCAAAAAGAAGAGGACGACCTAAAAAAGGTGAAACAAGAGAGCCTAAAACACCCAGTATCTTGCAGCAACAAGAAGATATGAAAACCACAAAGCAGATGCTATCTTTGGTATCAACGCAGTGTGGAGTTGGAAGAAAACAGAATTCCAAAGGCAACTTTGAAACATGGATAGGAGGGAAACTCCATATCAGTGTAGTAGATGGAGATATCCCTATTACTGCTATTTATTCAGGGGCAAATGTTCATGATAGCTCAGTAGCACTTCCTCTTATAAACGAGACAAGCAAAAAAGTATCATATCTTTATGACTTACAAGATGCAGGATACGACAGCAATATTATCAGAGATTTTTCCAAAAAACTAAATCATAGACCGCTTATTGATATCAATCCGAAGAACTCCAAAGAGTTAAAAGGAAAAATTCAACTTATAAAAGATGAAAAAAAGAAATTTGAAATTCTAAACCTTACTCAAAGTTTAGATACCCATCACTATAACCAAAGAAGTATGGTTGAGCGTGTAAATAAATACCTCAAAGAAGACTTTGGATGCAGTAATATTTATTATAAAGGAGCTACAAAAGTAGCTTCTGTTTTAGCATTTGGTATTTTATCAGTTTGTATTCATCAGAGTTTGAAAATGGTAACATAA
- a CDS encoding recombinase family protein has translation MLVGYIRVSTDDQNLSLQKDALLKYGVDERNIFSDKTSGSKDKRVGLDKALEFLKDGDTLVVWKLDRLGRSLAHLISVITDLKSKNISFVSITEGMDTTTASGELFFHIFGALAQFERSLIQERVKAGLEAAKNRGIRGGRPRAIDNEKMIAIKKALNDGMSKAAICRTFGVKRSTLIDSLNRENI, from the coding sequence ATGCTTGTAGGTTATATTAGAGTTTCAACTGATGATCAAAATTTATCTTTACAAAAAGATGCACTTTTAAAATATGGTGTAGATGAAAGAAATATATTTTCTGATAAAACATCTGGTTCAAAAGATAAAAGAGTTGGTTTAGATAAAGCTTTAGAATTTTTAAAAGATGGTGATACTTTAGTTGTATGGAAATTAGATAGACTTGGAAGAAGTTTAGCTCACTTAATATCTGTAATAACAGATTTAAAAAGTAAAAATATTTCTTTTGTATCTATTACTGAAGGTATGGATACAACAACAGCATCTGGTGAACTATTTTTTCATATATTTGGAGCTTTAGCTCAATTTGAAAGAAGTTTAATTCAAGAAAGAGTAAAAGCTGGACTTGAAGCTGCAAAAAATAGAGGTATTAGAGGTGGAAGACCAAGAGCCATTGATAATGAAAAAATGATAGCTATTAAAAAAGCTCTAAATGATGGAATGAGTAAAGCTGCAATATGCAGAACATTTGGAGTTAAAAGAAGTACACTTATTGATAGTTTGAATAGAGAGAATATTTAA
- a CDS encoding AAA family ATPase: MIISVCNEKGGSGKTTIALNIAVKLGLLKEDTLLIDADPQRSIEVFTNIRANENIDLIFNTVSKFGSSLGKEVKSLQNKYSSIVIDTGGRDSEEMRQALAISDLVIIPTLPSDLDIAVLNKMINLFNQAKAFNPNVKALITISKASPNPFLTKKIEDLKQYIKDKNLEDIKLCESVIYEREAYKNSFSNGLGILEFLDEKSKAYQDFNSFFDELVEYVNS, translated from the coding sequence ATGATAATTTCAGTTTGTAATGAAAAAGGTGGTAGTGGAAAAACTACAATTGCTTTAAATATTGCAGTTAAGCTAGGACTCTTAAAAGAAGATACTTTACTGATTGATGCAGACCCTCAAAGAAGTATTGAAGTATTTACAAACATTAGAGCTAATGAAAATATTGATCTTATTTTTAATACTGTTTCTAAATTTGGAAGTAGTTTAGGTAAAGAAGTTAAAAGCTTACAAAATAAATACTCTTCTATTGTAATTGATACAGGTGGAAGAGATAGTGAAGAGATGCGACAAGCTTTAGCTATTAGTGATTTAGTAATTATTCCAACACTTCCAAGTGATTTAGATATTGCTGTTTTAAATAAAATGATAAATTTGTTTAATCAAGCTAAAGCTTTTAATCCAAATGTTAAAGCATTAATTACTATTTCAAAAGCTAGTCCTAATCCATTTTTAACTAAAAAAATAGAAGATTTAAAACAATATATAAAAGATAAGAATCTTGAAGATATAAAACTATGTGAAAGTGTAATTTATGAGAGAGAAGCATATAAAAACTCTTTTTCAAATGGTTTGGGTATTTTAGAATTCCTTGACGAAAAATCAAAAGCTTATCAAGATTTTAATAGTTTCTTTGATGAACTAGTTGAATATGTAAATAGTTAA
- a CDS encoding restriction endonuclease subunit S yields the protein MSNVPKLRFKEFSGKWEKKTVGDVGKVSMCKRILKDQTTSDGDIPFYKIGTFGKEPDAFISKVIFEEFKAKYSFPKEGEILISASGTIGRTVIYDGSPSYFQDSNIVWIANNEKLALNKFLLYCYENTRWNTENTTIARLYNENLRNIPLILPSKQEQDKIASFLTSVDTKIEQLSRKEELLQQYKKGVMQKIFSQEIRFKADDGSEFCEWEEKKLGQIGKFYAGGDLTKLNYSKEKSNEYVYPIYANGSGEGLYGYATTFQYKSNCVTVSGRGTLGHANLRKENFNAIVRLIVIEPKSNICGNFLKEAINRINFSIESTGVPQLTIPQISLYKVFLPCLEEQNKIANFLSSIDTKIQQTQKQLESSKEFKKALLQQMFV from the coding sequence ATGAGTAATGTACCTAAGTTGAGATTTAAAGAGTTTAGTGGAAAGTGGGAAAAGAAAACAGTTGGTGATGTTGGTAAAGTATCGATGTGTAAAAGGATACTTAAAGACCAAACTACTTCAGATGGAGATATTCCATTTTACAAGATTGGAACATTTGGTAAAGAGCCTGATGCTTTTATAAGTAAAGTAATATTTGAAGAGTTTAAAGCAAAATATTCATTTCCTAAAGAAGGTGAGATACTTATATCAGCTTCAGGGACTATAGGAAGAACGGTTATCTATGATGGCTCTCCATCTTATTTTCAGGACTCTAACATTGTTTGGATTGCCAATAATGAAAAGCTAGCATTAAATAAGTTTCTTTTATATTGTTATGAGAATACACGATGGAACACTGAAAATACTACTATTGCTAGACTTTACAATGAAAATCTAAGAAATATTCCTTTAATTTTACCATCAAAACAAGAACAAGATAAGATAGCTTCATTTCTAACTTCAGTTGATACAAAAATAGAACAGCTGTCAAGAAAAGAGGAACTTTTACAACAATATAAAAAAGGTGTAATGCAAAAAATCTTTTCACAAGAGATTAGATTTAAAGCTGATGATGGTAGTGAATTTTGTGAGTGGGAAGAGAAGAAATTGGGTCAAATTGGTAAATTTTATGCAGGCGGAGATTTAACTAAATTGAACTATTCAAAAGAGAAATCTAATGAATATGTTTATCCTATATATGCTAATGGCTCGGGAGAAGGATTATATGGATATGCAACAACTTTTCAATACAAATCAAATTGTGTAACCGTTAGTGGAAGAGGTACTTTGGGACATGCAAATTTAAGAAAAGAAAATTTTAATGCTATAGTTAGGCTGATTGTTATTGAACCCAAAAGCAATATTTGCGGTAATTTTCTGAAAGAAGCAATTAATAGAATAAATTTTTCTATTGAAAGCACGGGTGTCCCTCAGTTAACAATCCCGCAAATTTCTCTATATAAAGTTTTTCTCCCTTGTCTAGAAGAACAAAATAAAATAGCAAATTTTTTATCTTCAATTGATACAAAAATACAACAAACTCAAAAACAATTAGAATCATCAAAAGAGTTTAAAAAAGCACTCTTGCAACAGATGTTTGTGTGA
- a CDS encoding PIN domain-containing protein, with protein sequence MKKLILDTNIIDKCYELNITKSFFNDLGFEIWIPTFVKNEVENSKKTELIKTLEDLDYTKTGFFGFSDNPNSLGFGDKTQETKEKPIFYSKEYDEFIKSTSKKHQNDRYIATLSNLNNAIFITNDKKAYADVSNNINSLYFQIDWTREEFKKALLQQMFV encoded by the coding sequence ATGAAAAAGTTAATATTAGATACTAATATAATTGATAAATGTTATGAATTAAATATAACAAAAAGTTTTTTTAATGATCTAGGGTTTGAAATATGGATACCAACTTTTGTAAAAAATGAAGTTGAAAATTCTAAAAAAACAGAATTAATTAAGACTTTAGAAGACTTAGATTACACAAAAACTGGTTTTTTTGGATTTTCAGATAATCCTAACTCTTTAGGTTTTGGCGATAAAACGCAAGAAACTAAAGAAAAACCTATCTTTTATAGTAAAGAATACGATGAGTTTATAAAATCAACTAGTAAAAAACATCAAAATGATAGATATATTGCAACTTTATCAAACCTAAATAATGCTATATTCATCACTAATGATAAAAAAGCTTATGCGGATGTTAGTAATAATATAAATTCATTATATTTTCAAATAGATTGGACAAGAGAAGAGTTTAAAAAAGCACTTTTGCAACAGATGTTTGTGTGA
- a CDS encoding transposase — protein sequence MNYNKNQIVDFQDINVHHLSNAYKRRIEGNSGKNIQAINMLSRALDSGIYADYLLVDSWYAKPNFINEVKQKGIDVITRVANSNKIWQFTDKCKTLESLYVQANKTKASKLGNYNSIKYSYVSTTATHKTVGRVKIVFIKTKENLIPILSTNTILSDIEIINTYKKRWNIEQGYKDLREYFQFGKEENRIFEALIARITLSFLAYNLTSYINRINNEPQTLGNLFRDLECQLETLAISMEIFLKILENLLQSQQLVKRNKDLEQIIYMLRVYTKKQFGLMCES from the coding sequence GTGAATTACAACAAAAACCAAATTGTTGATTTTCAAGATATCAATGTTCATCATCTAAGCAACGCTTACAAGCGAAGAATTGAGGGAAACAGTGGTAAAAACATTCAAGCAATAAATATGTTGAGTAGAGCTTTAGATTCAGGGATATATGCTGATTACTTGCTTGTTGATAGTTGGTATGCAAAACCAAACTTTATAAATGAAGTGAAACAAAAGGGTATTGATGTGATTACAAGAGTTGCTAATTCAAATAAAATTTGGCAGTTTACAGATAAATGTAAAACTCTTGAAAGCTTGTATGTTCAAGCCAATAAAACTAAAGCTTCAAAACTTGGAAACTACAACTCTATCAAATACTCTTATGTGTCAACCACTGCTACACATAAAACTGTTGGTAGAGTAAAAATCGTATTTATTAAAACCAAAGAAAATTTGATTCCAATCCTCTCAACGAATACTATACTTTCTGACATAGAAATCATCAATACCTATAAAAAACGGTGGAATATTGAGCAAGGATATAAAGACCTTAGAGAATACTTCCAATTTGGCAAAGAAGAAAATAGAATCTTTGAAGCACTTATAGCTAGAATTACTTTATCATTTTTAGCATACAATCTTACAAGTTATATCAACAGAATCAACAACGAACCACAAACATTGGGCAATCTATTTAGAGACCTAGAGTGCCAACTTGAAACCTTAGCAATATCAATGGAGATATTTCTCAAAATCCTTGAAAATTTGCTCCAATCACAACAGCTTGTCAAGAGAAATAAAGATTTAGAACAGATTATTTACATGCTCAGGGTTTACACTAAAAAACAGTTTGGGCTTATGTGCGAAAGTTGA
- a CDS encoding plasmid mobilization protein — translation MKESIFKKNEKKSFAFVEDKNTQNSVNELDEFVNSGRGQTKKVLNPKGRPKLEAYELKQEQIVIYLTKEQKDEITKKAKQSSLSVSKYVMLKVFGIN, via the coding sequence ATGAAAGAATCAATATTTAAGAAAAATGAAAAAAAATCATTCGCATTTGTTGAAGATAAAAATACTCAAAATAGTGTAAATGAGTTAGATGAATTTGTAAACTCTGGAAGAGGGCAGACTAAAAAAGTTTTAAATCCAAAAGGTAGACCAAAACTTGAAGCTTACGAATTAAAACAAGAACAAATAGTAATTTACCTTACTAAAGAACAAAAAGATGAAATTACTAAAAAAGCAAAACAATCATCACTTAGTGTTTCAAAGTATGTTATGCTTAAAGTATTTGGTATAAATTAA